The Nicotiana sylvestris chromosome 6, ASM39365v2, whole genome shotgun sequence genomic sequence ACTTTCTGCTGACAATGATCTTTTGTCGGCCAGGAAACTTAAACTTTGCACGACGCAGAGCCTCTTGTGCATGGTTACTGTTTCCATCTTTGCAGCGAACAGAGAGAAGAACCTGACCAATTGCAACACGAGCACAAACACCCTGTGGCTTACCAAAAGCTCCCCTCATGCCAGTTTGGAGCCTATCAGCTCCAGCACATGACAACATCTTGTTAATACGCAAAACATGGAAAGGATGAACCCTGACCCTAAGGTGGAAGGCATCCTTCCCAGCAGACTTGGTCATGTACTTGTTGCACGCAATACGGGCAGCTTCAAGTGCCTCACTAGAGACATTCTCCTTCTCCCAACTGACCAAATGCACACAGAAAGGAAACTCATCAACTCCCTTTTTCTTCATGCCCACATCATAGATCCTAATCTTTGGATCAGGGACACCACGGCAAAACCGTGATTTTGGGTAAGGCTTGTTCTTAATCTGGCGGTAACATCTTGCAGGTCCTGCGCAAAAGAATCCAACCATTAGACAGAGCCCCCTAAAATAAATGAGTTTTGGGAAGACAAGCATCAGGACACATAGTAGCACTATAAAAAACTATCATTACGATATAATATATTCTGAAACTAGCTATGCCAAGACTCGAGGAGCTCTGAATAAGCTTTTTCATACATGTATccacaattaattaattaaatttgatAGTCAAATATAAAGCTCCTATTCTTAGATAAAAATAAATCCAACTTACAAAGTCACATTTCATCACCTATTTCACTATGTAATCGTGCAAAGAAAAATCAATTATCAGGTACAGTAAGAAAGAATATTTCTTTGAcacaaaagaaaatgagaaactGCTGCTTTCATTTCACAACCATGCAATCCTCCTACAAACACAAAAATTCATCCTCTACAATTTCTCAAATTCTCGCAACTCAGTCTTTATTGGATTGGGAAAAGGAGCTTTCTTTGAAAATAAACGTGCAAAAATGGATATTGGACAATAAGGGATAAATAAATTTTGCCATATAATTCCATTTTCAAGCTACCCATTTTATCATAGCTATATCTGGTTATTAAACGATTGACCTAAAAGCCACTAATTTGTAGACAACGTGATACGAACTACCCATTTATCTAGCACTGTTTCAGAAATGCTACAAAAATTAATCTCAATTCAGAAATTGAGATTTGTGTGAGAGCCCAATTTTTCAGATCTTCAAAATAATTATTGTAATGTAAATGAAGATAGAAATTGGCGTTAAAAATGAGAAACAGGGCAAAGCGACTTACTTCTCCCCATGGCTAGCTTACTGCAATTGAACTGCGGCTTGTAAAGACAGAAGAAAGAGAAATCCCTTTATATATAGTTGTGGAATTAGGCTTAGAAATTGTTTGGGCTTACGTCTGGGCATGCGTCACAAATTAGATGGGCCTGGACCGACATAGTTAGAACACTAATTTCAAACAACCCAAACCCGTTGTGGTCTAAATTACTCGACCGTCCTTagtagaaattcaaaaatagtcatatTTACAagtagtcattcaaaaatagttacagtttcaaaagtaatcgaaatttagccacttttcacgTAAAGATAAATCAGAACGAAAATATTGTTCAAATCAGGAAAAAtacttcagcataatatactggagctccagtataatatactggtacAGCATAATATACtcgagtttggagcaccggtgctccagtatccagtatattatactggaaccagcaaagtataccggtccagcataatatgctggaagttcatacacaggtgcaccgaactccagtatattatgctggagcggTCTTTGTGCAACAAAATAGttgctatttttcaattacttggcaaatactggctatttttgaatgatcagtccaaaaactggctagaccgtgctattttaacacCGTCCTTGTGCTCTCAAGTCTTGATTTTCAAGTGCCACATGTTGCATTCAGTGGCAGAGCTAGCATAGGACTTGCGGGTTTGGCCGAACCCAGTAACGTTCGTCCAAAATCtgtatttgttttaaattttttattaaatatgtataaattgtTAATTCATAACTCATTAACATAAACGACTTAGAATCCGAAACCACATACTTCAAATCATGGCTCCGCTTCTTATTGCATTTACTTGTAGCAGGCGTTTATACACAAATtccatgattttttttttcaaatttaaaatttcACTAAAGTTTTGATTTGAAGATGAAGTTGTGTTTGGTTATAATTTTGCAACATATTTGGATGCACTTTTTTCAAAACCATGAAATATGATTTATACCCCAcaatttgtaaaaaaaatatcaaaatcacCCCGAATTGATTATCCTACTTGAAACAAACAATCAAACATGCAAATTATTTAATTGTACGAACATTCTCTAACAGAAGTTGTAGTGTCTCCTTCAAGTAAAAGTATAAATTGTAGATCTCAAAAATGGATATCAAAATGTAGTCCAAGGCCAGTCAACCACGGCGGGTAGTTGTAGCGTGTAGGTGTTATCTAAGTTTAATAACTGATTGGAGtctttttataaatttaaaaaatatagggTAAAtttgtaaaacttaaaaatactaaCTTTTCAATTTTTCAATTGGAAAAACTAGTTCTCAACagtttttcaaatttgaaaatgcattttcaagttggatttgaaagaaaaaaaaatcataaccAAACATTGTtttgatttaatttttttttttttttgaaaaaaaaaaaaaaatcttatgtcCTAACGGGCTCGTAGTTTGCTGTTAAAAAATACAAACTGTTTACATTAGAATCCTAATACATAAACACCTACCCCATTCTTTATTTTTTTGACACACTGTCAAAACTATGCTACAATATTGACATGTGTAATTTAGAAAGACATTCAATCGTGATATTATTTTAATACACTAtacatacacacatatatatacacaacAATGTATATATTTTAATCCTACTAAAATTAGCGTTTACTAGTATAGTTTTTTTCCCCCTCAAATTACTATATTCACTTTTACAGGAGTAATAAAAAGCTCAAtcaatttttcttgatttaaaatTATTTTGGCTGCTCATTTGCACGACAATGGTCAATTGGCACCCGCTTCTTTTCAACATAGACTCCTCTTGGAGTTCAGTGCAGGCCATTGATTAGCTAGCTTGCACATGGTACATCTGTTAGGAGAAATGCGTGCTTTATAGCCTTTGAGATAGTTATATGTATTTTCCATATAATTTGTGGTCCTTATTGTGTTTGAGTGAAAATTAGGACTTTGAGATCATTCGTACTAACAtggctttcaaaaaaaaataaaaaatcaaacttcttaaGTATTGTCCATGTCAGCAAACAAATCAGCTTCGAAAGAATTCTACGATCCGCATAAATTTTTGAAATAAATACGATATGATAtgctaataataataaaatactaGTGACCGAAAAGTATAACGTAGATTAATTTGAAAATATAGCCAAAATAAGGAACAAGGCGTTTCGAATCTAGTACTATAGCTGAATTGAAAAGTGCGGTCAAAGAATAGGATAATACCAGTACTTACCTTTAAGTAAGGTACCGGTAAATCGTACCACTCTGGTTTTGGCCCTTTTTGTACCGTTAGGCAACGGATCCGTTCGTTACATACAAGAAACTTATAATCCTACTTTTCAAAGTTTTCCTCGAACAATTGTTAGTAGtgatgtttttaaatttcaaCGTGAATATCAACAATATTTATGGTACCTATTTTTCCACATAGATTGTAGAGTTTCTGTCACTTCTGACATAAATCGTAGTGTAAATGGTTATGGTTACTTAAAGAGGAGAGAAGAAACTTTGGCCTTCCATAAATAATTTAAGAAGATGACAATGCATATAATTAAATAATATCTACCGGAGATGGCGGGGGACGCAGACGAACAAGTGGTACAAATTCCAACCGAAGAGCCATGAAAAGTTATTGAAAAAATAAAGATTGTTCAAAGGAaatatgtaattttatttttacaagTATTGAGATACAGAGTAAATACTCGTAACTTGTATTAGAAACTTAATGTTTACgttgaataaaataaaataaaagggcacTTCATACCCTTGaattttttcatccattaaagtGTGTTTGTATTTAGTTATaatgttttttaatttttaatttaaaattacccAAAGTACCCTAAAGTACTGGTACCGCATCCTTTGGACCGTTTGGGGTACTGGTAGGGTATCAACAAAAAATACCCTTAAATACCCTTAAGAAAGTACCCTTAGGGGACCCTCTTCTTACCCTTACCCTTACCCCTCTCCCCCCCCCTCTCTACAATACCTTTAACCCTTAAAGATCTAGTTATGATGTGTTAATCGGGCCGACCCGGCCCACTAATAACGATCTGGTTCAACCCGGTTCAATCAGGGTCAGTCCGGTCGGTAAAGGGTGGGACAGGTTTGGCTAAGGTAGGGAGGATGTGTCCGGACTGGGTCGGGCCTTTTTTAGCTACTGGTGCACCGGAACCCGGCTAGCCCAGTAACCCGTTCAAGGGTTTTAACCGTGCTTCAGTCCGGTCCAACCCGGTTTaagttataatttttttttatattctgaTAGTTCCCAAAGgtcaaaataaaaaatga encodes the following:
- the LOC104240362 gene encoding large ribosomal subunit protein uL16, which codes for MGRRPARCYRQIKNKPYPKSRFCRGVPDPKIRIYDVGMKKKGVDEFPFCVHLVSWEKENVSSEALEAARIACNKYMTKSAGKDAFHLRVRVHPFHVLRINKMLSCAGADRLQTGMRGAFGKPQGVCARVAIGQVLLSVRCKDGNSNHAQEALRRAKFKFPGRQKIIVSRKWGFTKFSRTDYLKYKSENRIVPDGVNAKLLGCHGRLAARQPGRAFLEAV